One stretch of Pseudoxanthomonas sp. Root65 DNA includes these proteins:
- the trmL gene encoding tRNA (uridine(34)/cytosine(34)/5-carboxymethylaminomethyluridine(34)-2'-O)-methyltransferase TrmL produces the protein MTDTLDIDVLLYQPEIPPNTGNAIRLCANTGARLHLIEPLGFALEDKQLKRAGLDYHEYATLQVHASLDAALQRIRPRRVFALSTRGTVRHDRPAYQPGDAFLFGPETRGLPQEVLDGLPDDQRIRLPMRPDNRSLNLSNTVAVVVFEAWRQAGFVGGA, from the coding sequence ATGACCGACACCCTGGACATCGACGTCCTGCTGTACCAGCCGGAAATTCCCCCGAATACCGGCAATGCCATCCGCCTCTGCGCGAACACCGGCGCGCGGCTGCACCTGATCGAACCGCTCGGGTTCGCATTGGAAGACAAGCAGCTCAAGCGCGCCGGCCTGGATTACCACGAATACGCCACGCTGCAGGTCCACGCTTCGCTCGATGCGGCCCTGCAGCGCATCCGCCCCCGGCGCGTGTTCGCCCTCAGCACCCGCGGCACCGTCCGCCACGACCGGCCCGCCTACCAGCCGGGCGACGCCTTCCTGTTCGGCCCCGAAACGCGCGGCCTGCCGCAGGAGGTGCTGGACGGCCTGCCGGACGACCAGCGCATCCGTCTGCCGATGCGCCCGGACAACCGCAGCCTCAATCTGTCGAACACGGTCGCCGTGGTGGTGTTCGAAGCGTGGCGGCAGGCGGGGTTCGTCGGCGGCGCGTGA
- a CDS encoding SDR family oxidoreductase produces the protein MDRKHCLVTGANRGLGLELASQLLARRWHVVATCRHPGKATALNRLAAEHPGRLHVLPLDVADARSRDALLRELPLVTDEQPLHLLVNNAGVLRGGERFGQVAAADLDGSFHTHAAGPFLLTQSLAPQLADSAVVANISSEIGSIALRQEFRTPSYAIGKAAQNMVTSLLSQALASRGIKVVALHPGWVRTDMGGDNAALSVAESVSGLLRVIDHLTPADSGRFLDWQGDPLPW, from the coding sequence ATGGACCGCAAGCACTGCCTGGTGACCGGGGCCAATCGCGGCCTGGGCCTGGAACTGGCCTCGCAGCTGCTGGCCCGCCGGTGGCATGTGGTGGCGACCTGCCGCCATCCCGGCAAGGCGACGGCGCTGAACCGGCTGGCCGCCGAACACCCGGGCCGCCTGCACGTGCTGCCACTGGACGTGGCCGATGCCCGCAGCCGCGATGCGTTGCTGCGCGAGCTGCCCCTGGTCACCGATGAGCAGCCGCTGCACTTGCTGGTGAACAATGCCGGCGTACTGCGCGGGGGCGAACGCTTCGGCCAGGTCGCCGCCGCCGACCTCGACGGCAGTTTCCACACCCACGCCGCAGGACCGTTCCTGCTGACGCAGTCACTGGCGCCCCAGCTTGCCGATAGCGCCGTGGTGGCCAACATCTCCTCCGAGATCGGCTCGATCGCCTTGCGGCAGGAATTCCGCACACCCAGCTATGCCATCGGCAAGGCGGCACAGAACATGGTGACCTCGCTGCTGTCGCAGGCGCTGGCATCGCGAGGCATCAAGGTCGTGGCCCTGCATCCCGGCTGGGTGCGCACCGACATGGGCGGCGACAACGCCGCCCTCTCCGTGGCGGAATCCGTCAGCGGCCTGCTGCGGGTGATCGACCACCTGACGCCTGCGGACAGCGGGCGCTTCCTCGACTGGCAGGGCGACCCGCTGCCCTGGTGA
- a CDS encoding M15 family metallopeptidase, whose protein sequence is MRGAWLLLVCALPWLGACASSPGVQVSPAQAAAEVDLVDAASVVPGLKQDIRYAGADNFVGAPVTGYEAPKCLLLAPVAQALAGVQQDVQREGLSLKVFDCYRPVRAVQHFVRWARDPADQRTKAAYYPNLEKASLLDGYIAETSGHSRGATLDVTLVRCADGDCVELDMGTPFDFFDPRANTAHASLTDEQRRHREQLVQAMARHGFQNYAMEWWHFTFRPEPTPRTAYDVPIR, encoded by the coding sequence ATGCGCGGTGCCTGGCTGCTGTTGGTGTGCGCGTTGCCCTGGCTGGGTGCCTGCGCGTCGTCGCCAGGCGTGCAGGTCTCTCCTGCGCAGGCCGCGGCCGAGGTGGACCTCGTCGACGCCGCCAGCGTCGTGCCGGGATTGAAGCAGGACATCCGCTATGCCGGTGCGGACAACTTCGTCGGCGCGCCCGTCACCGGCTACGAGGCACCGAAATGCCTGTTGCTGGCGCCGGTCGCACAGGCGCTGGCGGGCGTGCAGCAGGACGTGCAGCGCGAGGGTCTGTCGCTGAAGGTGTTCGATTGCTATCGCCCGGTCCGCGCGGTGCAGCACTTCGTCCGCTGGGCGCGCGATCCGGCCGACCAGCGCACCAAGGCCGCGTACTATCCGAACCTCGAAAAGGCGAGCCTGCTGGACGGCTACATCGCCGAGACGTCCGGGCACAGCCGGGGCGCGACGCTGGACGTGACACTGGTGCGTTGCGCCGACGGCGACTGCGTTGAACTGGACATGGGCACGCCATTCGACTTCTTCGATCCGCGCGCCAACACCGCGCATGCGTCCCTCACCGACGAACAGCGGCGCCACCGCGAGCAGCTGGTGCAGGCGATGGCGCGGCACGGTTTCCAGAACTATGCGATGGAATGGTGGCACTTCACCTTTCGTCCCGAACCCACTCCCCGCACCGCCTACGACGTTCCGATCCGATGA
- a CDS encoding pitrilysin family protein, translating into MSVSRRPRAALLAVALSAALGGLAYAPASTYAKPAAGADIVIPYEEFTLPNGLRVIVHTDRKAPIVAVNIWYHVGSKNETPGRTGFAHLFEHLMFQGSENHDGEFFTPFELVGATDQNGTTNQDRTNYFQNVPTTALDMALWMESDRMGHLLGAIDQKALDEQRGVVQNEKRQGENQPYGRRISARMFEALYPAGHPYSWQTIGSMADLDAATLDDVKTWFRSWYGPNNAVLVLAGDIDVATAKEKVARYFGDIPASATLADMKTNIPTHAKDTRETIPDRVPQVRVYRAWPVAEMGTKDATLLDLFAQVLGGSAASRFDTRLVHGDKIADQATAYQWSSEISGTFFLMSTVKEGVDPAKVEAALDEELKRLITQGPTAEELERARVSGVAGFVRGIERIGGFGGKSDVLASCAVYQSKPDCYKDDLAIYASATPAEVQAAAKKWLSGGSHTILVQPSETPASALPETVFAAPATTPAATPKVDPKFKTIASTVDRSAGVPKTTTFPDLKFPAVQRATLSNGMQVTLAERHETPVVQINVEFPGGYAADVGKKLGTASFALQMMDEGAGEYGALDFAARKEALGAELTTGAGLDSASVGLSALTDKLAPSLDLLADVLRRPTFAAAEIERVRATWIAGIKQEKARPQTAALRTLPPLLYGAGHPYAIPFTGSGTEASIASLTRDDLVAFHRDWLQPSQARITVVGDTTLGQIIPLLEARLGDWKAAPNAPKPAAVPTVANPAKPRVFLIDQPGAIQSNVYAAQLVPPTGDAGTIDFDFANGVLGGQFSSRLNMNLRENKHWAYGSYSGARNTLGQRPWWASAAVQSDRTADSMKELQKEISEFATGQAPAKPDEIAKIRAANTLELPGAYETAAAVLGQIASNQRYGRPDDYIVQYKARNEAIGAADVAKAAATLSPSALTWVVVGDLSKVGESVRALQLGEAVELDVDGNIKKK; encoded by the coding sequence ATGTCCGTTTCCCGCCGGCCCCGCGCCGCCCTGCTCGCTGTCGCCCTGTCCGCCGCCCTCGGGGGCCTGGCGTACGCCCCGGCTTCCACGTATGCGAAGCCGGCCGCCGGTGCGGACATCGTGATCCCGTATGAAGAGTTCACCCTGCCCAACGGCTTGCGGGTGATCGTGCACACCGACCGCAAGGCGCCGATCGTGGCGGTCAATATCTGGTACCACGTGGGCAGCAAGAACGAGACCCCGGGCCGTACCGGCTTCGCCCACCTGTTCGAACACCTGATGTTCCAGGGCAGCGAAAACCACGACGGCGAGTTCTTCACCCCGTTCGAGCTGGTCGGCGCCACCGACCAGAACGGCACCACCAACCAGGACCGCACCAACTACTTCCAGAACGTGCCCACCACGGCGCTGGACATGGCGCTGTGGATGGAGTCCGACCGCATGGGCCACCTGCTGGGCGCGATCGACCAGAAGGCGCTCGACGAGCAGCGCGGCGTAGTCCAGAACGAGAAGCGCCAGGGCGAGAACCAGCCCTACGGCCGCCGCATCAGCGCGCGCATGTTCGAGGCGCTGTATCCGGCCGGACATCCTTACAGCTGGCAGACCATCGGCTCGATGGCCGACCTCGACGCCGCCACGCTGGACGACGTGAAGACCTGGTTCCGCAGCTGGTACGGCCCCAACAATGCGGTGCTGGTGCTGGCCGGCGACATCGACGTCGCCACCGCCAAGGAGAAGGTCGCCCGCTACTTCGGCGACATCCCGGCCAGCGCCACGCTGGCGGACATGAAGACGAACATCCCGACGCACGCCAAGGACACCCGCGAAACCATCCCCGACCGCGTGCCGCAGGTGCGGGTCTACCGCGCTTGGCCGGTGGCCGAAATGGGCACCAAGGACGCCACGCTGCTGGACCTGTTCGCGCAGGTGCTCGGTGGCAGCGCGGCCTCGCGCTTCGACACGCGGCTGGTGCACGGGGACAAGATCGCCGACCAGGCGACCGCCTACCAGTGGAGCAGCGAGATCAGCGGTACGTTCTTCCTGATGTCCACGGTCAAGGAAGGCGTCGACCCGGCCAAGGTCGAGGCCGCGCTGGACGAAGAGCTGAAGCGCCTGATCACGCAGGGCCCGACGGCCGAGGAGCTGGAGCGCGCCCGTGTTTCGGGCGTGGCCGGTTTCGTGCGCGGCATCGAGCGCATCGGCGGCTTCGGCGGCAAGTCCGACGTGCTGGCCTCGTGCGCCGTCTACCAGAGCAAGCCGGATTGCTACAAGGACGACCTGGCCATCTACGCCAGCGCCACGCCGGCCGAGGTGCAGGCGGCGGCGAAGAAGTGGCTGAGCGGCGGGTCGCACACCATCCTGGTGCAGCCGAGCGAGACCCCGGCGTCGGCATTGCCGGAAACCGTGTTCGCAGCACCGGCCACCACGCCGGCCGCTACCCCGAAGGTGGATCCGAAGTTCAAGACGATCGCCAGCACGGTCGACCGCAGCGCCGGCGTGCCGAAGACCACCACCTTCCCCGACCTGAAGTTTCCGGCCGTGCAGCGCGCCACGCTGTCCAATGGTATGCAGGTCACGCTGGCCGAGCGCCACGAGACCCCGGTGGTGCAGATCAACGTCGAATTCCCCGGCGGTTACGCCGCCGACGTCGGCAAGAAACTCGGTACCGCCAGCTTCGCGCTGCAGATGATGGACGAAGGCGCCGGTGAGTACGGCGCGCTGGATTTTGCCGCCCGCAAGGAAGCCCTGGGTGCCGAGCTGACCACCGGCGCCGGCCTGGATTCGGCCTCGGTCGGGCTGTCCGCCCTGACCGACAAGCTGGCGCCCTCGCTGGACCTGCTCGCCGACGTGCTGCGTCGCCCGACCTTCGCCGCGGCGGAAATCGAGCGCGTGCGCGCCACCTGGATCGCCGGCATCAAGCAGGAAAAAGCACGCCCGCAGACCGCCGCGCTGCGCACGCTGCCGCCACTGCTGTACGGCGCCGGCCACCCGTACGCGATTCCGTTCACCGGCTCGGGCACCGAAGCCTCCATCGCGTCGCTGACCCGGGACGACCTGGTTGCCTTCCACCGCGACTGGCTGCAGCCGTCGCAGGCGCGCATCACCGTCGTCGGCGATACCACGCTGGGGCAGATCATCCCGCTGCTGGAAGCGCGCCTGGGCGACTGGAAGGCCGCACCCAACGCACCCAAGCCTGCGGCCGTGCCGACGGTGGCCAATCCCGCCAAGCCGCGCGTGTTCCTGATCGACCAGCCGGGCGCCATCCAGTCGAACGTCTACGCCGCGCAGCTGGTACCGCCTACCGGTGACGCGGGCACCATCGACTTCGACTTCGCCAACGGCGTGCTGGGCGGGCAGTTCAGCTCGCGCCTCAACATGAACCTGCGCGAGAACAAGCACTGGGCCTACGGCTCCTACAGCGGTGCCCGCAATACGCTCGGCCAGCGTCCGTGGTGGGCCAGCGCCGCGGTGCAGAGCGACCGCACTGCCGATTCGATGAAGGAGCTGCAGAAGGAAATCAGCGAGTTCGCCACCGGCCAGGCCCCCGCCAAGCCGGACGAGATCGCCAAGATCCGCGCCGCCAACACGCTGGAACTGCCGGGTGCGTACGAAACCGCGGCCGCCGTGCTCGGCCAGATCGCCTCCAACCAGCGCTATGGCCGGCCGGACGACTACATCGTGCAGTACAAGGCCCGCAACGAGGCCATCGGCGCCGCCGATGTCGCCAAGGCCGCGGCCACGCTGTCGCCGTCCGCGCTGACCTGGGTGGTGGTCGGCGACCTGTCCAAGGTCGGCGAATCGGTCCGCGCGCTGCAGCTGGGCGAGGCGGTCGAGCTGGATGTCGACGGCAACATCAAGAAGAAGTAA
- a CDS encoding FAD-dependent oxidoreductase, whose amino-acid sequence MSASPSPLSPRICDVAVIGSGIVGLSTAHHLIDRGLSCTLIDAKGPAGETSFGNAGSISVGNVMPQSTPGIVVKALRMLANPLAPLKLDWGVSPSYARWLLQFLNQGRLQHVLPIIDALNAINTASRGAWLDLGERIGASGLIAHTGYLHVYSEDATFAKGEWERGLMRERGVAFDVLDAAQLRELEPGIGQGFQRAVFQRESLAMRDPGAFCRRLFDDLVARGADALIARVSAIVRQGDGYRVETDRGPVHAGRVVVAAGAWSNALLRPFGLKIPVIPARGYHLMYPHSASVVQRPTLWAERYMVVSPMQTGIRMTSIKELTALGRDPHYALIHRLDPEARTLFPGITGEPVSEWAGNRPCTPDSLPIIDRVPGEGIFVATGHGHLGLTQGPVTGRLIDQMMAGEPTEIPLAPYALARFG is encoded by the coding sequence ATGAGCGCTTCCCCTTCTCCCCTCTCGCCGCGGATCTGCGATGTCGCGGTGATCGGCAGCGGCATCGTCGGTCTGTCGACGGCGCACCACCTGATCGATCGCGGGCTGTCCTGCACGCTGATCGATGCCAAGGGCCCCGCCGGCGAGACCTCGTTCGGCAACGCCGGCTCCATCTCGGTCGGCAACGTGATGCCGCAGTCCACGCCGGGCATCGTCGTGAAGGCGCTGCGCATGCTGGCCAACCCGCTGGCGCCGCTGAAGCTGGACTGGGGCGTCAGCCCGTCGTACGCGCGCTGGCTGCTGCAGTTCCTCAACCAGGGCCGGCTGCAGCATGTGCTGCCGATCATCGATGCGTTGAATGCGATCAACACCGCCTCGCGTGGCGCCTGGCTGGACCTGGGCGAACGGATCGGCGCGAGCGGACTGATCGCACATACCGGGTATCTGCATGTCTACAGCGAGGACGCGACGTTCGCGAAGGGCGAGTGGGAACGCGGACTGATGCGCGAGCGCGGGGTGGCGTTCGACGTGCTGGATGCGGCCCAGCTTCGCGAGCTGGAGCCTGGCATCGGCCAGGGCTTCCAGCGCGCGGTGTTCCAGCGCGAATCGCTGGCGATGCGCGATCCAGGCGCGTTCTGCCGGCGCCTGTTCGATGATCTGGTCGCGCGCGGCGCGGACGCGCTGATCGCGCGCGTGTCGGCGATCGTGCGGCAAGGCGATGGCTATCGGGTGGAGACGGACCGCGGCCCGGTTCACGCCGGTCGCGTCGTCGTGGCCGCCGGAGCATGGAGCAACGCGCTGCTGCGGCCGTTCGGCCTGAAGATCCCGGTGATCCCGGCGCGCGGCTACCACCTGATGTATCCGCACTCCGCGTCCGTGGTGCAGCGCCCCACGCTGTGGGCCGAGCGTTACATGGTGGTGTCGCCGATGCAGACGGGCATCCGCATGACCAGCATCAAGGAACTGACCGCGCTCGGCCGCGATCCGCACTATGCGCTGATCCACCGGCTCGACCCGGAAGCGCGCACGCTGTTTCCCGGCATCACCGGCGAACCCGTCTCCGAGTGGGCCGGCAACCGGCCGTGCACGCCTGACTCGCTGCCGATCATCGATCGTGTGCCGGGTGAAGGCATCTTCGTCGCCACCGGCCACGGCCACTTGGGACTGACGCAGGGGCCGGTGACCGGCAGATTGATCGATCAGATGATGGCGGGCGAGCCGACGGAGATTCCGCTGGCGCCGTACGCGCTGGCGCGGTTCGGGTGA